In Thermococcus camini, a genomic segment contains:
- a CDS encoding GbsR/MarR family transcriptional regulator, with product MGIKEAKRIVMEHFAGAARRFGFNELYGYIYGVLFLAGEPMSLGEIAETTGYSLSHVSTALKFMERIGLVVRIKKPGDKKAYYRATKLLKDWRQAAYYSKVMEDVQQTMTNLERALRELEGEESDEARFIRESIEFAIRRNALAERILRFLIEHDDEEVLERLLNCLESEEKR from the coding sequence ATGGGTATCAAAGAAGCCAAGAGAATAGTCATGGAGCACTTTGCCGGGGCCGCGAGACGCTTCGGCTTCAACGAGCTTTACGGATATATATACGGGGTTCTCTTCCTTGCGGGCGAACCGATGAGCCTGGGTGAGATCGCGGAGACCACCGGGTACTCGCTCTCCCACGTGAGCACCGCCCTCAAGTTCATGGAGCGCATAGGGCTCGTGGTGAGGATAAAGAAGCCCGGAGATAAGAAGGCCTACTACAGGGCCACCAAGCTCCTGAAGGACTGGCGCCAGGCGGCTTACTATTCCAAAGTAATGGAGGACGTCCAGCAGACTATGACAAACCTCGAGAGGGCTTTGCGGGAGCTTGAGGGTGAGGAAAGCGATGAGGCCCGGTTCATAAGGGAGAGCATCGAGTTCGCCATTAGGAGAAACGCCCTTGCTGAAAGGATTCTGAGGTTTCTCATAGAGCACGACGATGAAGAGGTTCTGGAGCGCCTCTTAAACTGCCTTGAGTCTGAGGAGAAGCGGTAG
- a CDS encoding ubiquitin-like small modifier protein 1 has protein sequence MRVTVRYFARYRSLVGKGEEELEVPGGITVLELIELLKERHPVLRNEVFAEEDDLADVNVSRNGRYVRFDEVLRDGDIVAIFPPVSGG, from the coding sequence ATGAGGGTCACGGTAAGGTATTTTGCCCGCTACCGCTCCCTCGTCGGGAAGGGCGAGGAGGAGCTTGAGGTTCCAGGGGGAATAACGGTTCTCGAACTCATCGAACTGCTGAAGGAGAGGCATCCTGTTCTCAGGAACGAGGTCTTCGCGGAGGAAGACGACCTCGCTGACGTCAACGTCTCCCGCAACGGCCGCTACGTCCGCTTCGATGAGGTTCTCCGTGATGGGGACATAGTGGCAATATTCCCCCCGGTTAGCGGTGGTTGA
- a CDS encoding SPASM domain-containing protein encodes MEKVAYDTAHSFGIDLSPRVTSVAKPPWSNRSHNGRLERLILQLGAGRGKFSEPTGIPRSIGCIGNNSFILRRDPLSVERVRELIREFLEAGGSELWLTNYDSVGYLLSMAAYAVEIGVPEVYAVVLLDDLDEVKPVDGVRFIAELEYSEENIQRLEAHSWLHGALVMVKGSDLDELRGLKTTFPGEIYVDVLYPGSARKLDFNVIELRRILNPTTERYHDCLAGTLAITADGYALPCPLLRNNVVADAKEVGIKTVLRKRRLKEFWRMTKDKIEACSTCPFKYICHDCRALEYQATGEIDGIEYCQITF; translated from the coding sequence GTGGAGAAGGTGGCTTATGATACCGCTCATTCCTTCGGTATAGACCTCTCCCCAAGGGTAACGTCTGTGGCGAAGCCCCCCTGGAGCAACAGGTCCCACAACGGCAGGCTCGAGAGGCTCATACTCCAGCTCGGTGCGGGCAGGGGTAAGTTCTCCGAACCGACCGGAATCCCCCGCTCGATTGGGTGTATCGGAAACAATTCTTTTATCCTCCGCCGGGATCCCCTGAGTGTTGAGCGCGTCAGGGAGCTTATCAGGGAGTTTCTGGAGGCTGGTGGAAGCGAGCTCTGGCTGACCAACTACGACAGCGTTGGGTACCTCCTTTCAATGGCCGCGTACGCCGTGGAGATAGGCGTTCCGGAGGTTTACGCGGTTGTTCTTCTCGATGACCTGGACGAAGTAAAACCGGTGGATGGTGTCCGTTTCATCGCTGAGCTCGAGTATAGCGAGGAGAACATCCAGCGGCTTGAGGCCCACAGCTGGCTCCACGGTGCCCTGGTTATGGTCAAAGGTTCTGACCTGGATGAGCTCAGGGGCCTCAAGACCACCTTCCCCGGTGAGATATACGTGGACGTCCTGTACCCCGGCTCCGCGAGGAAGCTCGACTTCAACGTCATTGAGCTGAGGCGTATACTCAACCCGACCACCGAGAGGTACCACGACTGCCTGGCGGGGACCCTCGCGATAACGGCCGACGGCTACGCCCTTCCCTGTCCGCTCCTCAGGAATAACGTGGTGGCGGATGCCAAGGAGGTTGGAATTAAGACGGTGCTCCGGAAGAGGCGCCTTAAGGAGTTCTGGAGGATGACGAAGGATAAGATCGAGGCCTGCAGTACGTGCCCGTTCAAATACATCTGCCACGACTGCAGGGCCCTCGAGTACCAGGCCACTGGCGAGATAGACGGCATAGAGTACTGCCAGATAACGTTCTAG
- a CDS encoding adenosine-specific kinase — translation MVKIEVVDIEKPEGVEAIIGQGNFSIFTVDDLAKTLLTTVPGIKFGIAMNEAKPQLTRFSGNDEELEKLAAKNALKIGAGHVFVILMKNAFPINVLNAVKNHPAVVMVYGASENPLQVIVAETDLGRSVLGVVDGKAANRIEDEELKRERRELVEKIGYRID, via the coding sequence ATGGTAAAGATAGAGGTCGTTGACATCGAAAAGCCAGAGGGCGTAGAGGCCATAATCGGACAGGGCAACTTCTCCATATTCACCGTGGATGACCTCGCCAAGACTCTTCTGACGACGGTTCCGGGCATAAAGTTTGGGATTGCGATGAACGAGGCCAAGCCGCAACTGACGCGCTTCAGCGGCAACGACGAGGAGCTGGAGAAGCTGGCAGCCAAGAACGCCCTTAAGATCGGTGCCGGCCACGTCTTCGTGATACTTATGAAGAACGCCTTCCCGATAAACGTCCTCAACGCCGTCAAGAACCACCCCGCGGTGGTGATGGTCTATGGGGCCAGCGAGAACCCCCTCCAGGTTATAGTCGCCGAGACGGACCTGGGACGGAGTGTCCTGGGAGTCGTGGACGGCAAGGCCGCCAACAGGATAGAGGACGAGGAGCTCAAGAGGGAGCGCAGGGAGCTCGTGGAGAAGATTGGCTACCGGATCGACTGA
- a CDS encoding hydrophobe/amphiphile efflux-3 (HAE3) family transporter — protein sequence MDVLRGAARVIVRYRVAFALIALFLLVVSIYGMSQLRFESDLSSMLPEGNPAIDDYNALQNEFQSGDSTIIVVKIDSIEPGGVYDIRDPEVIAAVYELEQRLRKREYITDTISIADVYMQVLGRLPRTEEEARFVLDMLPPEQRYSLVSRDYTMTMILVTISREKKTETLVRVYEGVQEDMESVKFPQNVEVIQTGNIGITYRILQLLQRDLNKTMAISFLLVIALLLYFYRSPVKALIPLIPLVFGVAMTLGFMGLAGIPLDLATTTIGAMLIGMGIDYGIHVTNRYYEERRSGRDIEEAAAEAVAETGKALLGAALTTIAGFAAMYLSTLPMLHNLATTLILGLSLAALNAVVITPAVIILEEDVMKKLRGHYVPPEVRSSSGFIGSAFHSLGKAIKARPHAFLGAVFLVTLVFAYGVTQVTTEVRLEKFVPPGMPEIEAIMDVRTEFGGQDELYVLVRADDVRNPAIVRAMYRFENQVKADSYYNGVFSSESLADVVYRQYGYIPNDGEKIKAALASYQGSGLVSSDYSMAVIKFTGDFGGSMDEFRRIMRYFEGEAERAQGTEFPPGVRLALTGDLYLNYVLDQLTSVEINRISAYGTIFVVLIVMLLFRRIRVALAMITPMFLGALWTVGFMGLAGIPFTQTLAGVISMIVGLGVDYGMHLTHRFLEEMNEGSTRPIVTAVGSVGPGILAGALTTAGGFLALLAGELPTIHDFGVTLAFGIFASMMAAYLVTPALLQVFYGRKIGGDSR from the coding sequence ATGGACGTGCTCAGGGGAGCGGCGAGGGTTATAGTCAGGTACAGGGTTGCCTTCGCGCTGATAGCACTGTTTCTGCTAGTCGTCTCTATCTACGGAATGAGCCAGCTTCGCTTTGAGAGCGACCTTAGCTCAATGCTCCCCGAGGGCAACCCGGCCATAGACGACTACAACGCCCTGCAGAACGAGTTCCAGAGCGGCGATAGCACGATAATCGTGGTGAAGATAGACTCAATCGAACCGGGCGGCGTTTACGACATCCGCGACCCGGAGGTCATAGCAGCGGTCTACGAACTCGAACAGAGGCTCAGGAAAAGGGAGTACATAACGGATACGATAAGCATAGCCGACGTGTACATGCAGGTCCTCGGCAGGCTTCCCCGGACTGAAGAGGAGGCCAGGTTCGTCCTCGACATGCTCCCACCCGAGCAGAGGTACTCCCTGGTCAGCAGGGACTACACGATGACGATGATACTCGTCACGATAAGCAGGGAGAAGAAGACGGAGACGCTAGTGAGGGTGTACGAGGGAGTCCAGGAGGACATGGAGAGCGTCAAGTTCCCGCAGAACGTCGAGGTAATCCAGACCGGCAACATAGGCATAACCTACCGCATCCTCCAGCTCCTCCAGCGCGACCTCAACAAGACGATGGCGATATCGTTCCTCCTCGTCATCGCGCTCCTGCTCTACTTCTACCGCTCCCCGGTCAAAGCCCTGATTCCCCTCATTCCCCTCGTCTTCGGGGTGGCCATGACGCTGGGCTTCATGGGGCTGGCTGGAATTCCCCTCGACCTGGCAACCACCACGATAGGCGCGATGCTCATCGGTATGGGAATAGACTACGGCATCCACGTCACGAACCGCTACTACGAGGAGAGGCGCAGCGGCAGGGACATCGAAGAGGCCGCGGCGGAGGCGGTCGCCGAGACGGGGAAGGCACTCCTCGGCGCGGCGCTTACGACAATAGCGGGCTTTGCGGCCATGTACCTCTCCACCCTCCCCATGCTCCACAACCTTGCAACCACGCTCATCCTCGGTTTAAGTTTAGCCGCCCTCAACGCCGTTGTGATAACCCCCGCGGTCATAATTCTGGAGGAGGACGTTATGAAGAAGCTGAGGGGACACTACGTTCCCCCGGAGGTACGCTCGAGCTCGGGATTCATAGGAAGCGCCTTCCACTCCCTCGGGAAGGCTATAAAGGCAAGACCCCACGCATTTCTCGGGGCGGTTTTTCTGGTCACCCTGGTCTTTGCCTACGGCGTGACCCAGGTTACAACCGAGGTGAGGCTGGAGAAGTTCGTTCCCCCAGGAATGCCCGAGATAGAGGCGATCATGGACGTGAGAACTGAGTTCGGGGGCCAGGACGAGCTGTACGTGCTGGTGAGGGCGGACGACGTTAGGAACCCCGCCATCGTGAGGGCCATGTACCGCTTCGAGAATCAGGTGAAGGCGGACTCCTACTACAACGGGGTTTTCAGCTCCGAGAGCCTGGCCGACGTTGTTTACAGGCAGTACGGCTACATCCCAAACGACGGTGAAAAGATAAAGGCGGCACTGGCCTCATACCAGGGATCCGGCCTGGTCTCATCGGATTACTCAATGGCAGTGATCAAGTTCACGGGGGACTTCGGAGGTTCAATGGACGAGTTCAGGAGGATAATGCGCTATTTCGAGGGAGAAGCGGAGCGGGCTCAGGGGACGGAGTTTCCGCCCGGGGTGAGGCTGGCCCTGACGGGTGATCTGTACCTGAACTACGTCCTTGACCAGCTCACCAGCGTTGAGATAAACCGCATATCCGCCTACGGAACGATCTTCGTTGTCCTCATCGTCATGCTCCTCTTCAGGAGAATCCGTGTGGCCCTGGCAATGATAACCCCCATGTTCCTCGGTGCCCTCTGGACCGTGGGCTTCATGGGGCTCGCGGGCATCCCATTCACCCAGACCCTCGCGGGGGTTATATCAATGATAGTCGGGCTGGGCGTCGATTACGGCATGCACCTCACCCACCGCTTCCTGGAGGAGATGAACGAGGGCAGCACGCGGCCGATAGTCACGGCCGTAGGGAGCGTCGGGCCGGGCATACTCGCCGGTGCGCTGACGACCGCGGGAGGATTTCTGGCTTTGCTCGCGGGCGAGCTTCCAACGATACACGACTTCGGGGTCACCCTGGCCTTTGGAATATTCGCCTCGATGATGGCCGCGTACCTCGTCACGCCCGCGCTGCTGCAGGTCTTCTACGGGAGAAAAATCGGAGGTGATTCCAGATGA
- a CDS encoding ThiF family adenylyltransferase, which produces MLSEKEIERYDRQIMIFGKEGQEKLKSSKVAIVGVGGLGSPVAYYLAAAGIGMLILIDEQEPELSNLNRQILHWDEDIGKNPKPISAKWKLERFNPDIEIETFVGRLSEENIDRVLEGVDVIVDCLDNFETRFLLDDYAQRNRVPLVHGAVEGTFGQVTTVVPGVTKSLHEIFPRVGKKKEKFPILGATAGVVGSIQAMEVMKLLTGIGEPLLNKLLIIDLAFNTFDVVELR; this is translated from the coding sequence ATGCTGAGCGAGAAGGAAATCGAACGCTACGACAGGCAGATAATGATCTTCGGGAAGGAGGGCCAGGAGAAGCTCAAAAGCTCAAAGGTTGCCATTGTTGGTGTCGGCGGCCTCGGAAGCCCCGTCGCCTACTATCTAGCCGCCGCGGGGATAGGCATGCTCATCCTCATAGACGAGCAGGAACCCGAGCTCAGCAACCTCAACAGGCAGATACTCCACTGGGATGAGGACATCGGAAAGAATCCGAAGCCCATCTCGGCGAAGTGGAAGCTGGAGCGCTTCAATCCAGACATTGAGATCGAAACATTCGTCGGCAGGCTGAGCGAGGAGAACATTGACCGGGTTCTTGAGGGCGTGGATGTGATAGTTGACTGCCTCGACAACTTTGAGACGCGCTTCCTGCTTGACGACTACGCCCAGCGGAATCGCGTGCCCCTCGTTCACGGTGCTGTGGAGGGCACCTTCGGCCAGGTCACGACCGTGGTGCCTGGCGTCACCAAGAGCCTGCACGAAATCTTTCCAAGGGTTGGGAAAAAGAAGGAGAAGTTCCCCATCCTTGGTGCAACTGCCGGAGTCGTCGGCTCGATTCAGGCGATGGAAGTTATGAAGCTCCTCACGGGCATCGGCGAGCCCCTGCTGAACAAGCTCCTCATCATCGACCTGGCCTTCAACACCTTCGACGTCGTCGAGCTCAGATAG
- a CDS encoding XTP/dITP diphosphatase: protein MRLAFITSNPGKVEEARKYFEPLGVEVYQLRFEYPEIQADTLEEVAEYGLRWLAERIDGPFFLDDSGLFIDALNGFPGVYSAYVYRTLGIDGILRLMAGVDDRKAHFRSVIAYWDGEVHLFTGRVDGEITGEKRGTGGFGFDPIFMPQGFDRTFAEMTTDEKNSISHRGRALKAFSEWLKENLK, encoded by the coding sequence ATGAGGCTGGCTTTCATCACTTCTAACCCCGGAAAGGTTGAGGAGGCTAGGAAGTACTTCGAGCCCCTCGGCGTTGAGGTTTACCAGCTTCGGTTCGAATACCCGGAGATACAGGCGGATACGCTTGAAGAGGTTGCAGAGTACGGCCTCAGATGGCTCGCGGAGAGGATAGACGGCCCGTTCTTCTTAGATGATTCCGGGCTGTTCATTGACGCCCTCAACGGCTTTCCGGGTGTTTACTCGGCCTACGTTTACAGGACCCTGGGGATAGACGGTATCCTAAGGCTTATGGCGGGTGTTGATGACAGAAAAGCGCACTTCAGGAGCGTGATAGCCTACTGGGACGGTGAGGTTCACCTGTTCACGGGCCGCGTCGATGGGGAGATAACCGGGGAGAAGCGCGGGACCGGCGGCTTCGGCTTTGACCCGATATTCATGCCTCAGGGATTTGACAGAACTTTTGCCGAAATGACAACGGATGAGAAGAACAGTATATCACATCGTGGAAGGGCTTTAAAAGCCTTCTCAGAGTGGCTAAAGGAAAACCTTAAATAA
- a CDS encoding COG1361 S-layer family protein, with product MKKHGILLVILLITGTFGGIARSASASETGSPLFEGYLSKGEAVLLGPLMITLTDTQKDYGNGEYYAMLIIMKDGKILNAEYKTMLVPDPQKIQFLLLNPAFLVALAKTQGYDMSECEEYINNTPAFNACLLANAYSFYQWLNTAPPRELADAVVRTIQTHPELGIKEDDVLMEVTYPDITPVREGETVEVDVDGGKAYVTVNEIYPNGVRLSVSGPAGWRAATLPGLIISNVEVPPTVQPGETVTVKVHLKNEGAMKVRYLNVFVTPTPMSFNGSSSIASAVSMALSQSGLSQSVFYPEGSAAQYIEYLEGKENVTLTFRIKINPNANVGTYPLYVGVVYFTGMGANMRMVQSYNFIALTVKKRREGFVEITDVETEPREISPGDTFRVRFTLVNSGAEPVKAVSLKISSYQVLVQGAVSNVDLSGLSQIPVQGAEGLSQNLQDYLNGLMHQLAKENIEAFLPVGEDNVKYAAELMPGENVTLEFRVKANDRLANGIYPMKIELKYVSEPDESAVTDERLVGIEITGKAKLILSKASTSPSKVLPGTDNVEVSFKIDNAGTGTARTVIVRPLLKWPFTFSESGEQMLGLGSLGKGDSAQGSFRVNVADNASSGTYEIPLLLTYTNDLGVEKNLTLRVPVMIGAKPNIEVVEVRFNPEPLQGETVNVYIKLKNTGGEKATSVLIEGVVKADQPFSLDKRTDYIGDLAPGAVGEGVIVLKIDKNAIPKDYNIGLRIRAVGDPNQGDDNVYVFERTVVMTVGENTRTESNLRNLAIAIGALVVVVVLYTYMRGRKK from the coding sequence ATGAAAAAGCACGGAATCTTGCTTGTCATACTGCTCATCACGGGGACCTTTGGGGGGATTGCCAGAAGCGCGTCCGCCTCCGAAACCGGCAGTCCCCTCTTCGAGGGATACCTGAGCAAGGGCGAGGCGGTGCTCCTCGGCCCACTGATGATAACCCTCACCGACACACAGAAGGACTACGGAAACGGCGAGTACTACGCCATGTTGATTATAATGAAAGACGGGAAGATACTGAACGCCGAGTACAAAACGATGCTCGTGCCCGACCCCCAGAAGATACAGTTCCTGCTTCTAAATCCAGCATTCCTAGTGGCCCTAGCCAAAACCCAGGGGTATGACATGAGCGAGTGTGAGGAGTACATCAACAACACACCCGCGTTCAACGCCTGCCTCCTGGCCAATGCTTACAGCTTCTACCAGTGGCTCAACACAGCCCCCCCAAGGGAGCTGGCAGACGCCGTGGTGCGGACCATTCAGACGCACCCGGAGCTCGGGATAAAAGAGGATGACGTCCTGATGGAGGTCACGTACCCAGACATCACGCCCGTCAGGGAAGGAGAGACCGTAGAGGTCGATGTAGACGGAGGGAAAGCGTACGTCACCGTGAACGAGATATATCCCAACGGTGTGAGGCTCAGTGTGAGCGGGCCCGCCGGGTGGAGGGCCGCGACACTCCCGGGTCTCATCATAAGCAATGTGGAGGTTCCGCCGACGGTGCAACCCGGGGAGACCGTCACCGTCAAAGTTCACCTGAAGAACGAGGGAGCGATGAAGGTGCGCTACCTCAACGTCTTCGTTACCCCCACACCCATGAGCTTCAACGGCAGTTCCTCAATAGCGAGCGCCGTGTCAATGGCACTGAGTCAGAGCGGCCTCTCCCAGAGCGTCTTTTACCCCGAGGGGAGCGCGGCACAGTACATTGAATACCTGGAGGGCAAGGAGAACGTCACACTGACGTTCAGGATAAAAATAAACCCAAACGCAAACGTTGGAACCTACCCGCTCTACGTCGGCGTGGTGTACTTCACGGGGATGGGGGCAAACATGAGGATGGTTCAAAGCTACAACTTCATCGCCCTCACCGTCAAGAAGAGGCGGGAGGGATTCGTTGAGATAACTGACGTCGAAACAGAACCCAGAGAGATAAGCCCAGGTGACACCTTCCGTGTGCGCTTCACCCTCGTTAACTCCGGAGCTGAACCCGTCAAGGCCGTTAGCCTCAAAATAAGCTCCTACCAGGTGCTTGTGCAGGGAGCGGTGAGTAACGTCGACCTCTCCGGCCTCTCTCAGATTCCGGTGCAGGGTGCGGAGGGTCTGAGCCAGAACCTCCAGGACTACCTCAACGGACTGATGCACCAGCTGGCAAAGGAGAACATCGAAGCCTTCCTGCCGGTGGGTGAGGACAACGTGAAGTACGCGGCAGAGCTGATGCCGGGGGAGAACGTCACCCTCGAGTTCAGAGTGAAGGCGAACGACAGGCTCGCCAACGGTATCTACCCCATGAAGATCGAGCTGAAGTACGTGAGCGAGCCGGACGAGAGTGCGGTGACCGATGAGAGGCTCGTGGGAATCGAGATAACGGGAAAAGCAAAGCTGATACTCTCGAAGGCATCCACGTCCCCGAGCAAGGTTCTCCCCGGCACCGACAACGTGGAGGTGAGCTTCAAGATAGACAACGCTGGTACCGGGACGGCGAGGACCGTGATAGTCAGGCCCCTGCTCAAGTGGCCCTTCACCTTCAGCGAGAGCGGCGAACAGATGCTTGGCCTCGGAAGCCTGGGAAAGGGCGACTCTGCCCAGGGCTCTTTCAGAGTGAACGTGGCCGACAACGCCAGCTCCGGAACCTACGAGATACCCCTGCTGCTGACTTACACCAACGACCTTGGGGTGGAGAAGAACCTCACGCTCAGGGTTCCCGTCATGATAGGAGCAAAGCCCAACATAGAGGTCGTGGAGGTGCGCTTCAACCCCGAACCCCTCCAGGGGGAGACCGTCAACGTCTACATCAAGCTGAAGAACACCGGCGGCGAGAAGGCCACGAGCGTTCTCATCGAGGGCGTCGTGAAGGCGGATCAGCCCTTCAGCCTCGACAAGAGGACTGACTACATCGGTGACCTCGCCCCGGGGGCGGTCGGGGAAGGAGTGATAGTCCTCAAGATAGACAAGAACGCAATACCCAAGGACTATAACATAGGATTGAGGATAAGGGCCGTCGGCGACCCCAACCAGGGAGACGACAACGTATACGTCTTCGAGAGAACCGTCGTCATGACCGTGGGGGAGAACACGAGGACCGAGAGCAACCTCAGAAACCTGGCGATCGCCATCGGGGCCCTGGTGGTCGTGGTGGTGCTCTACACGTACATGAGGGGCAGGAAAAAGTGA
- a CDS encoding molybdenum cofactor biosynthesis protein MoaE, which translates to MKVRLTKEPFDLNEALRYLLVPEAGGYVFFLGKVRNESHGRHVRKLIYEAYPEMAEAEMERIRNEAIEKFPILDMLIWHRYGELEVGQDTILIMTSGRHRKEAFEACEWAIDEVKKRVPVWKREVTDEGEFWIEGDMAVPLR; encoded by the coding sequence ATGAAGGTGAGGCTCACGAAGGAACCCTTCGACCTGAACGAGGCCCTTCGCTATCTCCTGGTTCCTGAGGCCGGAGGCTACGTGTTTTTCCTGGGCAAGGTTCGGAATGAGAGCCACGGGAGGCACGTCAGGAAGCTCATATACGAGGCCTATCCGGAGATGGCGGAGGCCGAGATGGAGCGGATAAGAAATGAGGCCATTGAGAAGTTCCCCATCCTTGACATGCTCATATGGCACCGCTACGGGGAGCTGGAGGTCGGTCAGGATACGATACTCATCATGACCAGCGGGAGGCACCGGAAGGAGGCATTTGAAGCGTGTGAATGGGCCATAGATGAAGTAAAGAAACGCGTGCCCGTGTGGAAGAGGGAGGTGACCGATGAGGGCGAGTTCTGGATAGAAGGGGACATGGCGGTCCCCCTGAGGTGA
- a CDS encoding CDP-2,3-bis-(O-geranylgeranyl)-sn-glycerol synthase: protein MGFVSSLLWAFWYILPAYVANASPVLVGGGRPIDGGRHWRDGRRVFGDGKTWRGFIGGVSAGTLVGVIQYFITPGFYGTLKTALMLAFLLSFGALLGDLVGSFFKRRANLPRGAPAIGLDQLGFLISALALAYPVKTLDSGQIIFLLVVSPFIHWGANYFAYRMGWKSVPW, encoded by the coding sequence ATGGGGTTCGTTTCATCTCTCCTCTGGGCGTTCTGGTACATACTGCCGGCCTACGTCGCCAACGCCTCCCCCGTGCTCGTCGGAGGAGGGAGGCCCATAGACGGCGGCAGACACTGGAGGGACGGGAGAAGGGTGTTTGGGGATGGAAAGACCTGGCGCGGCTTCATCGGTGGAGTTTCCGCCGGAACTCTCGTCGGTGTAATCCAGTACTTCATCACCCCAGGCTTCTATGGAACTCTTAAAACCGCCCTCATGCTCGCTTTTCTGCTCTCGTTCGGTGCCCTTCTCGGCGACCTCGTGGGGAGCTTCTTCAAGAGGCGCGCGAATCTGCCACGCGGTGCTCCGGCCATAGGCCTCGACCAGCTGGGCTTCCTCATAAGCGCGCTTGCCCTGGCCTATCCAGTCAAAACGCTCGATTCTGGCCAGATAATCTTCCTTCTCGTCGTCTCGCCGTTCATTCACTGGGGGGCCAACTACTTCGCCTACAGGATGGGCTGGAAGAGCGTGCCTTGGTAG
- a CDS encoding Lrp/AsnC family transcriptional regulator codes for MTEPVMSELEFLVEIFKKYPLDSLKKIAESEGIDYYRLKRLYDKYYGKYITVSAVYNIKVIGLRSYLAFLSVPSDRIFEVGYRMTQNPFVAFVNPMFGFKNGLAPILHIPDDQRDRIDEMLSKYSDDYEYYEVRAYPYRGDDSFGEWTLSHDYAILMDILNVDARTPITRIAQKLGKSRPTVKFMINRLRSMDIILGFEPILENNVHDRSVLGITKTLDEAVLERFKEHEITVGVLPGTGYILEWFFSSKEDLGTKILEFSNYVDKIVIHYFDSTFKEMNDKNGETRFARMVKKDGSGYRSILDF; via the coding sequence ATGACCGAACCGGTCATGTCCGAGCTGGAGTTCCTGGTTGAAATCTTTAAGAAGTACCCACTGGATAGCTTAAAGAAGATAGCCGAGAGTGAGGGAATAGACTACTACCGGCTCAAGAGACTCTACGACAAGTATTACGGGAAGTATATAACCGTCAGTGCCGTGTACAACATCAAAGTGATAGGGCTCCGAAGTTATCTGGCGTTCCTGAGTGTCCCATCAGACAGGATATTTGAAGTGGGCTATAGAATGACCCAAAATCCTTTTGTGGCCTTTGTGAACCCGATGTTTGGATTCAAGAACGGGCTGGCACCAATACTCCACATTCCAGACGACCAGAGGGACAGGATAGACGAAATGCTGTCAAAATACTCCGACGACTACGAGTACTACGAGGTCCGGGCATATCCATACCGGGGGGATGACAGCTTTGGGGAGTGGACCCTAAGCCACGACTATGCCATACTCATGGACATCCTGAACGTGGACGCCAGAACCCCAATAACCAGGATAGCACAGAAACTTGGAAAGAGCCGTCCCACCGTGAAGTTCATGATAAACCGGCTTAGGAGCATGGATATCATACTGGGGTTCGAGCCCATACTGGAGAACAACGTCCATGACCGAAGCGTCCTGGGGATAACGAAAACGCTGGACGAGGCAGTGCTGGAAAGGTTCAAAGAACACGAAATCACCGTTGGGGTGCTCCCAGGAACGGGATATATCCTCGAATGGTTCTTCTCCTCGAAGGAGGATCTGGGAACGAAGATACTTGAGTTCAGCAACTACGTGGATAAGATAGTGATCCACTATTTTGACTCAACCTTCAAGGAAATGAATGATAAAAACGGAGAAACCAGGTTCGCCCGAATGGTTAAAAAGGACGGAAGCGGGTATCGCTCAATACTGGACTTCTAG